The DNA window TTATCGAGATGCTGCTTTTTGTGGCGATTTTATTAATTGGCTTTGCTTACGCTTGGCAAAAAGGAGTCTTTAAATGGCAAAGCATCAGATAAATTACGCTGCAAATGGTGGCTTGCCAGTCGTTTTAACAACCGTTGATAAGCTAGTTCAATGGGGCAGGAGCAACTCACTTTGGGCACTTAGCTACGGGCTTGCTTGCTGTGCGATAGAGATGATGGCAAGTGGCGCTAGTAGGTATGACTTTGATAGGTTTGGTACCATTTTTAGGGCTAGCCCAAGACACTCAGAGGTGATGATCATAGCTGGCACGCTAACCAAAAAGCACGCTGAGTTTACAAGGCGCCTTTATGATCAGATGCCTGAGCCAAAATGGGTCATCTCAATGGGTAGCTGTGCAAATACTGGTGGTATGTTTAACACCTATTCAACCGTTCAAGGTGTAGACCGCATAATACCAGTTGATATCTACATCCCAGGCTGCGCCCCGCGTCCAGAAACGCTTCAATACGCACTTATGATGCTTCAAAAAAAGATAAGAAAGCAAAGTGCATTTAGGGCGCAAAAGCCAAGAAAGCTCGAGATATGAGAGATTATAAGCCAAAGAATGATCTGCAAAAAAAGCAGTATTACAAAGAGAAATTTTACATAGAAAAGCAGGCTTCAAAAAATGAAGTAAAAGGTTCTAAATTTAATGAGGAGCTAGCTATCTTAGGACAAAGCGGAGTAGAAATTTTATCTAGCTACGTGGAGTTTGATCAGCTTGTAATTTATGTAAATTCTAGTGAAAATTTTAAAGCGCTTGAGACACTAAAAAACTTTGGCTACGAGCAGCTTTGCGAGCTTGCTGCGGTCGATTTCATAAGTCAAAAAAGCGGGTATGAAGTTTTTTATCAATTGCTTAGTATCAGTAAAAATAGACGCGCACGCGTAAAATGCTTTGTTAAAAAAGACGAAATGCTAAAAAGCGTTTGCGAGCTTTATAAAAGCGCAAACTGGGCTGAGCGCGAGATGTATGATCTAAGTGGAGTTCTCATTAAAGATCATCCAAATTTAAAGCGCCTCATCATGCCTGATGACTGGCACTCACACCCACTACTAAAGAGCTATCCGCTAGTGGGCGACGAGGCTGCCAAATGGTACGAGGTGGATAAAATTTTTGGAAGTGAGTTTAGAGAGCAAATCGGCGAAGAGAACCGCGATCCAGCTTATATTGAAGAGAAAGATACCTTTGGATTTTCAAGGGTGTTTAGCGAAGAGTACGAGTATCAAGAAGATGGCGGCGTAAAATTTGTCAAAAAGGCTAAATTTAACGAGAGCCAAATAGTAAAGGAAAGACCTTGAGCCAGTCACCAAACCGCTTAAAACCATTTTTTGAAAATTTAGAATTTGAGCAAAATGACGGCAAGATGATACTAAATTTTGGCCCACAGCACCCAAGCGCACATGGTCAGTTAAAGCTTGTGCTTGAGCTTGATGGCGAAAAGGTCGTGCGCGCTATGCCAGAGGTTGGCTTCATGCACCGAGGCGTTGAAAAGATGGCTGAAAATATGACCTATCAGGAATTTATCCCAGTGACTGATAGGGTTGATTACATCGCCTCAAGTGCGAATAACTACGCGTTTTGTGCGGCTGTAGAGAAGCTTTGCGGTATCGAAGTGCCTCGCCGTGCGCAGATCATTAGAGTGATGCTTTTGGAGCTAAACCGCATTAGTTCGCACCTTTTATTTTTAGCTACGCACGCCCTTGACGTGGGGGCTATGAGCGTCTTTTTATATGCATTTAGAGAGCGCGAATATGTCCTTGATCTCATAGAAAAATACTGCGGCGCAAGGCTAACTCATAGCTCCATAAGGATCGGTGGCGTGCCGCTTGACCTGCCAGATGGCTGGTGCGAGGAGCTGCTTAAATTTTGTGAAAAATTTCCAAGCGATATCACACTTTATGAAGATCTGCTAAGTGAAAATAGAATTTGGCAAGCAAGGCTTGTAGATGTGGGCATAATTAGCAAAGAGCTAGCCCTTAGTAGCGGCTGCTCTGGCGTCATGCTAAGAGCAAGCGGTGTGGCGCGTGATATAAGAAAAGAAGAGCCATATCTCATCTACGACGAGCTAGAATTTGACGTGCCTTACGCCACCAAGGGCGACTGCTACGCAAGATACCTGCTTTATATGAAAGAGATGCGCGAGTGCGTGAAAATTTTAAAGCAGTGCGTTAGCAAGTATCAGACAAGTAGTCCCGCTATCATCGCCGACGCACCAGAGTATGTGAGCGCCTCAAAAGAGCAGATAATGAGCCAAAACTACTCACTTATGCAGCATTTTGTGCTGATAACTCAGGGGCTAAAGCCACCAAAGGGCGAAATTTACTTTGCTAGCGAGTCGCCAAAGGGCGAGCTTGGAATTTATATAAACTCAGACGGCAGCGCAAGCCCGTATCGCCTAAAAATTCGCACGCCAAGCTTTTGGCACTGCGCTATTTATGAAGATATGCTAGTTGGGCAGTACGTGGCAGATGTGGCTGCGATAATTGGCAGCACAAATATCATCTTAGGCGAGGTCGATAGATGATAAGGGTCGATCTTAGGCATCTAAAGGGCGAGTTTTTGAGCACTCTTGGGCAGCAGATAAAGGCGAGCGAGCCAGGCGAAGTGGTGATATTTTTGTTTGAGATAGGGGATTACAGCGGTGTCACAAAGGCCGTAAATTTGGCTTATAACCTAAACTGCGAGGTGATGAACTCGCTTAAATTTAACCAAGTTGATTGGGCATTAACGATAAAAAAGGGCAAGATATGAAATTTAATGATCTAGTAGCAGGCAAAAGCTTAAGCATCGCAAATTTACTAAGCTTGAGCGATAAAAATTTAGCAAAAAAGATAAAAGAGCATGAGTTTAAATACATCTCTTGCATCGAAGATAGCGAGCTTGGCGGCGAAAATTTAATCCGCTGCGAAATAGGCTCAATAAGCTACGTCTTAGCTCTTCTTTGCAAATACGCAAATTTATCTTGCGATGAGTTTTTTAGCGAGCTTGATGATGGGCTGATAAGTGGCGAGTGCAATGTTGGTGAAGAGGAATTTGAAGAGCTAGGCGAGTGGATAAAGGACGTTAAAAACATCGTTATTGATGATTCATTTTTTACTCATCCAGATAAAGATGCGATCTTTTGGCTACTTGAAATTTTAGGCAAAAATGTCGTTTTGGCTGGTGGTTGCAGGAAAGAATTTAATGATTATCACAAAATAGACGAGCTAAAAGAGCTTGAAAATTTTGACGGAGCGGTCGTTTATCTAAATAAAAACGCAAGCGATGAGATCGTGGGCGGCGTGCAATTTGGTATCGTAGCAAAGGCAAAAGATGGCGATATGCTAGAGCTTAAAGCAAAAGATTTTAGCGTGACGGCAAAATTTAAACTAGACCATTCGCTAAAAGGCACAGTTGCGATTTTTGGCGTAAAAAATTTTGATGGATACGCATTTAAACAAGTAGTAGTTAGTAAATGAAAATAAGCATAAATGATCAAATTTTAGAAGCAGATGAGGGAGAGAGCATCCTAAATATCGCAAGAGCAAATGGAATTTATATCCCAGCTCTTTGCTATCTTAGCGGCTGCTCACCAACTCTTGCTTGTAGGCTTTGCATGGTCGAGGCAAACGGCAAAGTAGTTTATAGCTGCAACGCCAAAGCAAAAGAGGATATGCAAATTTATACAAACACACCAGAAATCGCTGCCGAGCGAAATGCGATCATGCAGACTTACTGCGTAAATCATCCGATTCAATGTGGCGTTTGTGACAAAAGTGGCGAATGTGAACTACAAAATTTAACCACGCATCTAAAAGTAAATGAACAAAAATTTGCCATCGCTGATACGCACAAACCGCATAAAAAATGGGGGCTAATCAACTACGATCCAGCTCTTTGCATAGTCTGCGAAAGATGTGTCACTGTTTGTAAAGATAGAATCGGAGAGAGTGCGCTAAAGACCGTACCAAGGGGCGTTGAGGTGCCAAAAGAGCTAAAAGAGAGTATGCCAAAAGATGCCTACGCAGTTTTTAGTAAGATGCAAAAAAGCTTAATAGGTCCAAGCGTGGGCGAGAGTCTTGATTGCTCATTTTGTGGCGAGTGTATCAGCGTTTGCCCTACTGGAGCGCTTATTAGTTCGCATTTTCAATATAGCACAAATATCTGGGAGCTAAACCCTATCCCAGCAGCAAATCCACATCAAAGCGACTGCGAGCTAATTTACTATGACGTAAAAGAAAAGAGCACTAGCGATAGAAGTAAGCAAATTTACCGCGTCAGCAATGATTTTACATTTGGCGAGATAAGTGGAGCAGCTAGGTTTGGTTATGACTTTCACAACGAGCTTGCCTGTAAGAATGAAGAGAAATTTGAAGAGATTGTTTTAAATATTAAAAATGGTGCGATCAAAAATATAAAATTTAATAGCTTTATCACGAACGAAGAGGGCCTTATTTTAGAGCGTTTAAGAGAGAAATTTGATCTAAATTTAATAAATAATGAGGCGCTAAATTATCAAAAATTTTTAAATAAATTTAGCGAATTTAGTGGGCTTAGCTCATATAACGCAGACTATGAAGATATTAAAAATAGCGATTTTATCATCACTGCTGGCAGTTTCTTAAGGCATGAGAGTCCAGTGACAAGCTTTAAGTTAAATAACGCTTTAAAAATGAATAAAGCAGCTGGAATTTACTTTCATCACATAGCCGATGAAATCGTTAAAAAATATTCTAAAAATTTTATCTATGTAGCGCATGAAGCTGGAAAATTAGAGCAAATTGTACTTTTTATACTTAAAAACTGGGGTAAAAATTTACCTAGCGCACTTACATCAAAACTTGAAAATTTTGATGAAAATTTTGGCTTAGATATACCGGCTTTAAGTGATGGCAAAAGCAAATTTACGCTCATTTTAGGAAGCGATTTTTACACAGATGAAAATGCGAATTTACTAGCCGCACTTACTGGAGTGATCGCAAGAGCTACGCCGTTTCGTGTGATGCTAATACCACCACGCACAAACTCAATTGGCGTTGCTAAAATTTGCACTCTTGCAAGCGAGAAAAAGCCTGGCAAGACGCTTGGCTATAACGAAAATGGCGATTATAAATTTAGCATCTTT is part of the Campylobacter concisus genome and encodes:
- a CDS encoding NADH-quinone oxidoreductase subunit G, with the translated sequence MKISINDQILEADEGESILNIARANGIYIPALCYLSGCSPTLACRLCMVEANGKVVYSCNAKAKEDMQIYTNTPEIAAERNAIMQTYCVNHPIQCGVCDKSGECELQNLTTHLKVNEQKFAIADTHKPHKKWGLINYDPALCIVCERCVTVCKDRIGESALKTVPRGVEVPKELKESMPKDAYAVFSKMQKSLIGPSVGESLDCSFCGECISVCPTGALISSHFQYSTNIWELNPIPAANPHQSDCELIYYDVKEKSTSDRSKQIYRVSNDFTFGEISGAARFGYDFHNELACKNEEKFEEIVLNIKNGAIKNIKFNSFITNEEGLILERLREKFDLNLINNEALNYQKFLNKFSEFSGLSSYNADYEDIKNSDFIITAGSFLRHESPVTSFKLNNALKMNKAAGIYFHHIADEIVKKYSKNFIYVAHEAGKLEQIVLFILKNWGKNLPSALTSKLENFDENFGLDIPALSDGKSKFTLILGSDFYTDENANLLAALTGVIARATPFRVMLIPPRTNSIGVAKICTLASEKKPGKTLGYNENGDYKFSIFEGDIDASALNQQEGTFTSINNALVPTNVAIPHKGYFLNDIANALGLMAKNTIDYTPNLPKEKGYKGINFDDLENFYANDGTSHRGYKLEISNFTPNDDIEPLLKDSKSINLKDDEALISLANPINLPSFFANYATQTAKRAKLYASSEFMAKFEISQNEAIILEKDGHKLAICVELDSELGGVAAYLGDYDDKLDVGVIFNGKSYAAVKIIKAKDE
- a CDS encoding NADH dehydrogenase, whose amino-acid sequence is MKFNDLVAGKSLSIANLLSLSDKNLAKKIKEHEFKYISCIEDSELGGENLIRCEIGSISYVLALLCKYANLSCDEFFSELDDGLISGECNVGEEEFEELGEWIKDVKNIVIDDSFFTHPDKDAIFWLLEILGKNVVLAGGCRKEFNDYHKIDELKELENFDGAVVYLNKNASDEIVGGVQFGIVAKAKDGDMLELKAKDFSVTAKFKLDHSLKGTVAIFGVKNFDGYAFKQVVVSK
- a CDS encoding NADH-quinone oxidoreductase subunit C, whose translation is MRDYKPKNDLQKKQYYKEKFYIEKQASKNEVKGSKFNEELAILGQSGVEILSSYVEFDQLVIYVNSSENFKALETLKNFGYEQLCELAAVDFISQKSGYEVFYQLLSISKNRRARVKCFVKKDEMLKSVCELYKSANWAEREMYDLSGVLIKDHPNLKRLIMPDDWHSHPLLKSYPLVGDEAAKWYEVDKIFGSEFREQIGEENRDPAYIEEKDTFGFSRVFSEEYEYQEDGGVKFVKKAKFNESQIVKERP
- the nuoD gene encoding NADH dehydrogenase (quinone) subunit D, coding for MSQSPNRLKPFFENLEFEQNDGKMILNFGPQHPSAHGQLKLVLELDGEKVVRAMPEVGFMHRGVEKMAENMTYQEFIPVTDRVDYIASSANNYAFCAAVEKLCGIEVPRRAQIIRVMLLELNRISSHLLFLATHALDVGAMSVFLYAFREREYVLDLIEKYCGARLTHSSIRIGGVPLDLPDGWCEELLKFCEKFPSDITLYEDLLSENRIWQARLVDVGIISKELALSSGCSGVMLRASGVARDIRKEEPYLIYDELEFDVPYATKGDCYARYLLYMKEMRECVKILKQCVSKYQTSSPAIIADAPEYVSASKEQIMSQNYSLMQHFVLITQGLKPPKGEIYFASESPKGELGIYINSDGSASPYRLKIRTPSFWHCAIYEDMLVGQYVADVAAIIGSTNIILGEVDR
- a CDS encoding NuoB/complex I 20 kDa subunit family protein; this translates as MAKHQINYAANGGLPVVLTTVDKLVQWGRSNSLWALSYGLACCAIEMMASGASRYDFDRFGTIFRASPRHSEVMIIAGTLTKKHAEFTRRLYDQMPEPKWVISMGSCANTGGMFNTYSTVQGVDRIIPVDIYIPGCAPRPETLQYALMMLQKKIRKQSAFRAQKPRKLEI
- a CDS encoding NADH-ubiquinone oxidoreductase subunit E family protein, whose protein sequence is MIRVDLRHLKGEFLSTLGQQIKASEPGEVVIFLFEIGDYSGVTKAVNLAYNLNCEVMNSLKFNQVDWALTIKKGKI